The Xiphophorus couchianus chromosome 22, X_couchianus-1.0, whole genome shotgun sequence genome includes the window TGGTCACTACTGTGCAGATGCTGACATTCAATGGGCTACTCTGCGCACACACCTGTAAAATGAGGGCCAATGTGATTCCAGCGCTGCAGATCCCCATCATGGTGAAACCCCCAATCATGAGATGCCTCCTTCCCACCTTTTCTATAGTGAAACACTAAGAAATACACACCTGATGTCAGCCACTGTATATAAAAGAACACAGTCGGGGTAAAAGTGAATGACCTGGACAGCACTTTGGCTGCCTTTGGTTTTTACCGtgcttttcaaataaacaaatgaatggATAAACGAATTGATCTACGgctattattattgttattagaAGTAGGAGTAGAACACATAGATGCATTCTATCTAATCTAGcaaaaatatgtgtatattgaggcctttctcatttccttgaTACTCAGCATTAAGTCAATACATAACCCTGAAATGTACTAATATTTCCATGTACATTTCGTTATCATTTCACCAACACAGTTTATCcataagaaatttaaaatgtttcatacaTCTGTAGGATATGTAAAACAGCGCGAGTCTCCCTGACTCGTCCAATAAAATCGAGTCTTCAAGACACACAACACCCAAAACAAGTCATCATACCGGCTCTATCACAGCATGTCTCATTATTGAATGCTTACCCCGATGAGCCCAGCGATGATCTCTATGACTCCCGTCCCTGCTGTCGTGTACTGGATCTCTGGAACTGGGATGCCGGCGTTCTTAAAGATGTCGTTCGTGTAGAACCAGATCTGCCgggcagagaaaaaaaggagcCTCACCTCTGAATGTCCAGTTGGATAAATACCTCGCAGCTTTTTAAAGTACAGAACGGGTGCAACGGTTATTCCTACAATGCTGACATAATGTTATAGTGTGACATTAAAGATGACGCAGCTTGTAGAGATTATAGAGATTTGAAACTGACTGCATTTGGTGTAAAAAGACAATGAGGGTGATGACTAGAGGACCAGCTGCCTACGTATGTCATCACACAAGGTTGATGTTGTTTTACGTATATCAATACCCTAATAAGCATATATATTAATTAGcaatttgcatgattttttttttcaaatatgaggaaaacacaaaaaattattttttttaaactcaccattctttaaaaagaagaacTTTATAAAATAACTATATTTTTCTTAACCTTGTTTCTGATTCTCCCATTTGCCTCTGCCTGCTCCCTTCCTTTTCCTGCATCCACTCACCTGTGATTAGCCCTTCTGCTCCCTTTGGCTGTGTTTACATAGCAGGTGTTGATGCTCAATCCCGATAtttgatatgattttttttttgtgtgtgggtgcacgcgtgtgtgtgtgtgtgtggtcacaCTACTGAATGATGCGACTGTTTACAGACAGAATAGTGGATGCTGCAGTCTGTGGATGGATTTTAAAGTTAGTCAGAAATGGGAGCTACCAGTATTGTCTCAAGATCGTAGCAAGACTAAGGAAGAACAAAGACCTCTGCAGAGCACTGATGGCAACATCTGTGGAGAAGTCTCTGCAGGGAGGAGTAAAGAGGCTGGTGTGGTGAGAGAAGGGTTGAAAATATACAATCTCACCCACCCTGCTCTAGATCCTGTGCTCTTTCTTGGAGTCTCTCTTTTCATATCTTCCAAATTGCAAATTATGGATCTGGTCAGCTGGTCTCTCAACGCAATCGATCAAATTTTCTTGACAAGAAAACTGGAAAGGATAGCCTTCTTGTCCTGATGGGACACTGGCTGTTGGACACGCGATGGATTCCTGGGGGAAGTGGAAGTATCTGTCCATATACTGTCTGTCTAGGATGTTGAAGAGGTGAACGTGATTGAACTTTTGATAAcaggatttcttctttttggatTTGGCAGTCAACCTGGCATATAAACACATTTCGTAAAATGTCAGCTGCTGTTTGAGAAGCTGCCCGGCTCATACGAGGGAACGTGCAGAGCAGCGAACGCTCAGAGAGTCGCAGTGGTTGTTCCTGAAAACTTTGGAGAAGTTACCAGCTTTGCTCGGAGGGACCGGACAACAAACATGTGGCTGTTTTGGGAGTCGCCATTGAGATGTACCAGTGAGACTCCAAGGCAGATGCAAAATTAACGGAGTCAGGCTGATACAAAACGATCATTGTTATCTGAACTGGCTCCCCCTGTGTTTTGGACGGCTGAGCTATCTCAAATTCTCCTGGATGTTACGCAAACAAGATGCTCTGCTCCCACTCTCGCACCCTTCCCGTGACATCTGTGGACTTGACCCAAAGTGCTGCCAAGGCTTTGGGTCAAGTCTGCTGATCAAACGCTCCATCACTTATTAAGGACCATGGCTGAGGGGATTCTGGAGCAGTGTCCATGGGCTTACTTacttgcaaacacacacatccacgcATTTGCGTAGCTACAAAACACACCGCCCCTCAACTCACCGCCTCCATTACATTGTCTATAAAGGAGGGGGCCTTTTCCTGTGCAGAGGTTTTCTTGCAATCTCCCACTGTGTCCTTTACACTATAGGGACAAAGTGTGAGAGCTCCACCTCCAGCCTCATCTTGTTCATTTCTGATCTAATAAAAGGAttgtctttttgatttttttttttatgatccaTTCAATGACAATCCCAAGTTCTTGTTTGTAATTTGctccaaataataataataagaataataataaaaacacactttatgACAATTCCAACATCTGTGGGCTGCTGAGTGTGATGGTGAAGAGAAGACACAATGGCAGACGGTCCATCTGACACACAAAACCAAGACGTTGTGTCCGTTTGGACTAATCAGGCCTGAAGCTGCTTGGTTAGAATATTGTTGCGTTGTTCATATTCATCCTGATCTCCTTTAatctttttacaatatttttttgttattttttttgtttataattcCAAAAAGAGAAGCTGCAGAACACTGAACAGCTTTGCAGTCTCAGGGTAACCAGCCCAGACACACAACAGCTGTTTCCTCTTAATCCATTTAGTTTCACTTGTGTTTGAGTTCACTTTCTTAAGCTACTTggagagatttttgttttttagcaagtgtaaaaatcagaattttactGTAATGTGCGACAGTTGTACTTCTCCAACAACGCTGCGAGAAATACCTTACATTTTGAAGTTATTGTAGCGCCACATAATCTTGTCTTATCCAGAGATGCTAATTCTTTGATACACCAGCCTTCGACAGTTCTAACGTTTCAAGATCGTTTCTATCGTTGCTAAGCACCTTACAGAGTTGCGTGAAACGCTGAAAAATCTTGACCCGTATCGTTTCTTAAGATGCGTAGAGTACTTACAGCGTCAATCCCAGATAGCTGCATGCCAATGTTGATTACCACCACACTCAGCACTTGCCATCGGACTGAATCGTCCAGCAACAGGCTCCAGACCGACAGCATTTCCACGGAGGACAGAGAGCGCTGTTCCTCCTGCATCTCTTCAATTTCAGCCTGGATGTCACACTTGGCTCTGTACCATTTGAGAGCTGAAAAGCATCAGACAGAGAGCTGAATCCCATCGGCGTGTGACAAGTCAACACCGGGAACATACAGAACTCACCAAACACCTGAAAAATTCCACTTGtgtattaacttttttttacttctgttgaTCCTTTCTGCCGATTTTGGCATCATCATGTTAAAATTTGGTCAAGCGTAATGGTGTTTTGTCTTTAGTCTTATCTTGTTTCTCAGTGGCTGTGGCTCCTGTGTTACTAAATCTTTTGAGTGATGCGCGCAGAAGCATTCAATATGGAGTGTTTTAAagtgtaacttaaaaaaaatcgtacactttatttgacggggtgtgcacAAGACTGACACCTGTCATAAAGATGAAGGAGTTTTCATGAATGTTGACGACTGCGGTCACGAAgcgtcattcggtaaataacgacacttttaatgcaaagttgaccattttaatggacttttaatgcaaatttgcactgaaaatgtcattattttcccgaatgacacttcataaCAACAGTAGTAAACATTTATAAAGGCTCCTTCATgattatgacagtgtcatgtcagtcctATGCACACCCAGTCAAATAAAGTCCTTCCAAAAACTTCATCAGATCCCAGTTGCTTAAGTTTTCACTGTAATAATCTGCTATCTTTAGTGCTTTATCCCACTGTTGCACACTGAACgcactggtgaaaaaaaatcccttcatATCCCTTCATGAGGGGGAAAAAGGAagattttgtgaaacatcaaatcttttgatttaaatgcaacttttgATGATTGCCTCAAACTGACCTTTTTCCTTGTAAAGTGCCTACATTACAAGAAACACAGCTGTATGGACTCGATGATGCCTTTTCTAATTTAGTCTCTCACCATTTCTGTAGGAATAGAAGCAATGCAACAATACTGACCTGTAATTGTGGCATGAACATTGTTCTTCTCAATCAGCAAGTACCTAGGGCTCTCTGGGAACcacggcagcagcagcagctggatgaACGTTGGCACCACCACCACCGAAAGAAAGAGAGGCCAATACTCCTCCTGAAAAAGCAGCAACACAGAGGATCAGAGAGAGATCTGTGTAAACACCCTCAAGAGTGCAATACTAATATCAGAGGGAGGACATTTTGATAAGGAAATAAATATCTCATAGTGCCATTTTTCACACTAGGATGTTACATactgtttttgaaatatatgGGAGAAATACTCTATAATGGAAAAGGTCTAATGGTTCAGTTAAGAAGGGAGATTTCCCTGAAACTATTCCACCAGGTATATTGGAGGGGGGCTATTTCAGTATGGGGCGGGGGGAGTTCAGTTTACGCTCAGTTATTACAATGTTAGCAACTACTGGTAAATTCATACAACACGAATTTACACTTTTATGTTAAACAAcgaaaaaaataattgacagTCGTGTCAAAGGTTTTTAAAAGCTAATTAGAAAGCCAAAAATATCTAAAGCTGCTTAACATGGGAGAGTGAGCATTACAGGAAAGGTTTGGTTTATCTTggcttctgtctgtctgttgtcATGTGGAAACAATTGCTGACTGTAACCTCTTGGAAAAGGTGAAAATCTTACAGTTTAAGTTTCTTTCTTATCTATTAACATCCCAGACGGGGCATCGTTGTCAGCAGAAGCATTTGCGCTACCTTTCCCAGGAGCTCATGGAGGCCGAGGATTTGGGCAGCAAAGACCCCGGTTCCTATAAAGATGCTCGGAACAAGACCCAGAAATCCCCTCAGGTTCTTTGGCGCTATCTCACCAAGGTACATCGGTACGACACTGAGAGAGATCCCTGCGGGGACACGAGCAGAGAAAATCCATATTTGACTCCTGCACATGTCATCCATCCACGTTGAAGCTACATGTAGAAGTTTTTATGCCGCTTCTACGGTCCTATTGTATTCAATCGGACATTGAATAAGAACATTGTTTTACTTAATGAGTAGCTGTCAGTAAGCCTGACATAAACACGTGAATTCTTCACAACCACAAAAACAGACTGTAGATgactttacaaaaatgtaactgaTCTGTTATGCCAGCTTTGTCACAGATATACATCAGCATGTTGTGTAATTCTGAAGCGCAGACGGCGTCTCTGCTGTTCATCTCAAAAAGCAGCGTTCCTCTAAGTAGGCTAGGCGTTTCATCACGTCTGACTAAGAGAGCAGAAAACATATCACTGATGAGGGGCTTCAACTTTGTTCTCTTTTCGACTGATATGAATATTACAACCATTTATAGGAAAAGTTGCCACCTGCTGCTTCTACACTGATGGGATGCCCACTGGTGTGTGCCCACAGTAGGACAAAAAGGagcatgcatttctttaaatgtttatgggGTTAATGACGATGGGTGTAGTAATGGTGTTTCACCACTAGGTGGCGCATGGAGACTCTGAGCTGCCTGTTGCTCTGCCGTTTCTCATAAGCTGAGAGAAATTGGAGTAACACAGATTGCGTCTCCCGTGTGCTCGTTTACATGCTGTTTTTCACCTTCATCTGCTGCTGACGGGTCCGGAACCCTGGTACCCGTTACACTAACACAACAAATAGAACCCCtgatatgaaattaaattatataaagtAGAACTCATAATGTTATGtttaaaggacttttttttcagctgatgtATAACAGGATAAGTAGGCACACATGTGGACTTGTGTGTTGTACGTATGCGTGTatgtgtatgggtgtgtgtgtgtatgtacagGTACCTGAATGTATCCCTGTGATGAAGCGGCCAATGATGACCATTTCGGGTGAACCACAAATCCTACTGAAGCCCATAAGGGAGCCAGCCATAAACACCAGCACTGTTGTGTTGACCACTGTACCCTTCCTGAAAATGTAACCAGAAACATAAaagatatataaatatgaatattcaCTCAGCAACCCAAATGTGGCTAACTGTGATttccttattttcatttatttattttttaagtataaaatcactcacatgaacaaggaatgcaaaatacatatttttgtacaacaTTAATCTTAACACTCTCTTGCTAAGTTTAAGTTAAGCTAagagtttttcttaaaaatttgagttttgtcctttttttaagATTGGCcatatttaattgatttttaaaagtctgcGCATTCTGCAAAGTtattcatttaaccacttaaacttattttatttagcattaGAAAttcataaaagataaaaaataatcatttgtagcaaataaTGAGCACTTGCAgctaaaaaatgcttaaaaatgtgaaaagccgAGTCGATTTTCTTTATGTAACATCAAATAGGGCTGGTATGCTGATtattaatttgataaaaaattagttttttactATATTTGGACCAAGTGAAGATAAAACTATGACA containing:
- the slc2a15a gene encoding solute carrier family 2 member 15a yields the protein MAEEILIPSSGKITSQLTGSLLAVAFLTSFGSSMLYGYNLAVVNSPAAYIKSFYNKTVVSRNGTGLSGETLTLMYSLTVSVFAIGGLLGSLIVGMLVSRFGRKGTVVNTTVLVFMAGSLMGFSRICGSPEMVIIGRFITGIHSGISLSVVPMYLGEIAPKNLRGFLGLVPSIFIGTGVFAAQILGLHELLGKEEYWPLFLSVVVVPTFIQLLLLPWFPESPRYLLIEKNNVHATITALKWYRAKCDIQAEIEEMQEEQRSLSSVEMLSVWSLLLDDSVRWQVLSVVVINIGMQLSGIDAIWFYTNDIFKNAGIPVPEIQYTTAGTGVIEIIAGLIGCFTIEKVGRRHLMIGGFTMMGICSAGITLALILQVKLLFMRYVSVCCVVGIIAGFCIGPAGVPFLITAELFKQSHRPAAYIIGGSLNWLSNFTVGFVFPFLQMSAGSYCYLVFATVCFSVAIYVYIVIPETKNKTFMEISRMFSKKESILETQGLFHVDQLKLKKMNGYGGLEHTSLEFDSSSSVP